One Nitrospirota bacterium genomic window, CCACTGTAATCGCGGAATCTGCGAAATTGAAGATCCACCAATGATAGCGGCCGATGTAAAAGTCGAGGAAATCGATCACCTCCCCGCTTCGAACACGGTCCAAAAAATTTCCGACTGCACCACCCATGATCAGCGAGAGCGCCACGATTGAAAGCGTATCCGCCGAGGGGGTTTTCATGAAAATGTAGATCAGAAAAGCCAATGCCACCGTGGAAATAACGAGAAAAAAGACGGTACGCAATGGACCGTTCTGGTCGGCCAGGAACCCAAACGCGGCACCGGGATTGCGCGTATAGGTCAGACTAAAAAAATTCCGAATGACCACAATCGAGTCATAAAGATTGAGCCATTTCGCAATGTACGATTTCGTCACCTGATCAATCAGAATCACGCCCGAAACAATTGCAATCAATAAGAAATACGATTTTGGGGGTTTTTTGTTTTCCAATGGCGTCAACAAAATTTCTCCATTAAGCAGACACTATTGAGGAAACGACAGGGGCACACCGCTCGCACAATTCCGGATAGTCCCTGTTTTCGCCGACCCGGTGACTGTAGTTCCAGCAACGTTCACATTTTATTCCGGCGGCCCGGGTAATTCCAACGGCCAGGCGTCCCTGAGGCGTCTCCCTGATTTCATCGGTCATCGTTTCAGAAAGGTCGACCTGGGAGACAATAAATAACATCGGGAGATCTTTCTGAACCTCTTTGAGAAATAGATAGAGTTCCCCTGTCGCACCAAGACGAACCGCCGCTTCAAGCGATGAACCGATCTCCTTTCGCGCCCTTGCATTTTCGAGCGATTTCGCCACTTCATTCCTGATCTGAATCAATTGATCCCACCGGTTCGAAAGGGCCTGATCCATTTCCGAGTCATTTTCTCTTGGAATGCGGGAAAGCAGCACCGATTTTTCCTTTTTCAGATCTCCGGGGAGGTGAACCCAGATTTCTTCTGCAGTAAATGAGAGAATGGGGGCCATGAGCTGAGCCAGTTTGACGACGACTTGCGACATCACCCATTGAGCCGCTCTTCTTTCTTTCGAGTCTTTTTTAAAAGTATAGAGGCGGTCTTTAAGTATATCGAGATAAAATGAGCTCATATCTACCGCGCAAAAATTATTAATGGAATGGAAGACGCCATGAAATTCATACTCTCGATAAGCTTTTCGTACTTTTTTGATCAATAGATTCAGCCGGTGGAGCGCCCACCGGTCGATTTCCGTCAAATCCTGCGGAGAAACAGAGTTCTCTGCCATTTTAAAATCATAGAGATTCCCCAGCAGGAACCGGCAGGTATTTCTGATTTTTCGATACGCTTCAGATAATTGACTGATAATCTGAGACGAAATGCGGACATCATCACGGTAATCCTCCGCGGCAACCCATAACCTCAGGATCTCAGCGCCGTATTGCCGGATGATCTCCTGAGGGGCAACAACGTTACCTGCGGATTTCGACATTTTCTTTCCCGAGCCGTCCACGGTGAAGCCATGGGTCAGGACCGCTTTGTAGGGCGGTTCTCCTTCAATACCGACGGCGGTCAAGAGTGAGCTGTGAAACCAACCCCGGTGCTGATCGCTACCCTCCAGATAAAGGTCAGCCGGCCATTTTAACTCGTCACGTTTTCGAAGCACCGTGGCATGGCTGACTCCCGAATCAAACCAGACGTCGAGAATATCCATCTCTTTTCCAAATTTCCGGCTTTGACAGACCTCGCAGGTGGCACCCTGTGGGAGAAGTTCCTCTGTCGATTTGCTAAACCAGATGTCTGCCCCCTCCTTTTCCATCAACGAGGCAACATGTTCCACCCACTCCTCTTTTAAGGAGACCTGTTTGCAGTCAAGACAGTGAAAAAGGGCAATGGGAACTCCCCAGACACGCTGTCTCGAAATGCACCAGTCGGGCCTCCCCTCCACCATCCCATAGATACGGTCGCGTCCCCATTTCGGAATCCACTGGACCTTGTCAATCCACTGCAGCGCTTTCTTTCTCAGGTCACCCGTTTCCATTGAGATAAACCACTGTTCTGTCGCCCGGAAAATGACTTTATTCTTGCATCTCCAGCAGTGAGGATAGGAATGGGTAATCGGCTCTTCTTTTATGAGAGCTCCCTTTTCTCTTAATTTTTGAATGATGGCAGGATTCGCATCGAAGACTTTCATCCCCTGATATTCAGGAACTTCGGAGGTAAATTCTCCTTTTCCATTCACGGGGGTATAAATATCCAGATTATATTTCAGGCCCATCTCATAGTCTTCCTGGCCATGCCCCGGCGCAGTGTGAACGATACCCGTTCCCTGGTCGAGCGTCACATGCTCACCTGTAATCAAGGGAGACTTCCTGGAAATAAAGGGATGCCGGGCCGTCGCGCCTTCAAGATCGCGTCCGAGGTAATATCCTTTCCGAATCTTAAAATCGGCGATACCCCAGGCGTTCATACAAGATTCGATTCTCTTTTCAGCCAGGATAAATATTTCCCCCCCCGTTTCAACCTCCTTATACTGGTATTCCGGATGAAGACAGAGCGCGATATTGGCCGGAAGAGTCCAGGGCGTCGTGGTCCAAATGACGAGGGATCTTTTTATTTCCGGATCCTCCCATTTTTTTTCGTAGGAGGAGGGGAGTTCGATCAGTTCAAACTTGACGTAAACGGACGGGGAGGTTTCGTCGTGGTACTCCACTTCAGCCTCTGCGAGAGCGGTTTCACAATACATACACCAGAGAACCGGCTTCTTCCCTTTATAGACGCCTCCTTTTCCGATAAATTTTCCAAGCTCTTTGAGTATGCCGGCTTCATATTTGAAATCCATCGTGAGATAGGGATGGTCCCAGTCTCCTAAAACACCCAGGCGTTTGAATTCCTCTTTTTGAATATGAATATACTTTTCAGCGTATTGGCGACACCGCTGGCGGATTTCCAGAGTGGTCAGCTCTTTTTTCTTCGACCCCAGCTCCTTGAGGACCTGGTGCTCAATGGGAAGACCATGACAGTCCCAGCCTGGTATATAGGGAGCTTGATACCCCTCCATCGATTGAAATTTAATGATAATATCTTTTAGAATTTTGTTCAACGCGTGGCCGATATGAATATGACCGTTTGCGTAGGGAGGTCCATCGTGGAGAATATAATCCGGCTGACCCTCGTTAACCCGGCGCAATTCCTGATAAATCTTTTCCGTTTCCCAAAAGGAGAGGGT contains:
- the lspA gene encoding signal peptidase II → MENKKPPKSYFLLIAIVSGVILIDQVTKSYIAKWLNLYDSIVVIRNFFSLTYTRNPGAAFGFLADQNGPLRTVFFLVISTVALAFLIYIFMKTPSADTLSIVALSLIMGGAVGNFLDRVRSGEVIDFLDFYIGRYHWWIFNFADSAITVGISILILSSFFKKSRENEFHFNL
- the ileS gene encoding isoleucine--tRNA ligase, with protein sequence MNYKETLNLPQTQFPMKASLTQKEPDTLSFWETEKIYQELRRVNEGQPDYILHDGPPYANGHIHIGHALNKILKDIIIKFQSMEGYQAPYIPGWDCHGLPIEHQVLKELGSKKKELTTLEIRQRCRQYAEKYIHIQKEEFKRLGVLGDWDHPYLTMDFKYEAGILKELGKFIGKGGVYKGKKPVLWCMYCETALAEAEVEYHDETSPSVYVKFELIELPSSYEKKWEDPEIKRSLVIWTTTPWTLPANIALCLHPEYQYKEVETGGEIFILAEKRIESCMNAWGIADFKIRKGYYLGRDLEGATARHPFISRKSPLITGEHVTLDQGTGIVHTAPGHGQEDYEMGLKYNLDIYTPVNGKGEFTSEVPEYQGMKVFDANPAIIQKLREKGALIKEEPITHSYPHCWRCKNKVIFRATEQWFISMETGDLRKKALQWIDKVQWIPKWGRDRIYGMVEGRPDWCISRQRVWGVPIALFHCLDCKQVSLKEEWVEHVASLMEKEGADIWFSKSTEELLPQGATCEVCQSRKFGKEMDILDVWFDSGVSHATVLRKRDELKWPADLYLEGSDQHRGWFHSSLLTAVGIEGEPPYKAVLTHGFTVDGSGKKMSKSAGNVVAPQEIIRQYGAEILRLWVAAEDYRDDVRISSQIISQLSEAYRKIRNTCRFLLGNLYDFKMAENSVSPQDLTEIDRWALHRLNLLIKKVRKAYREYEFHGVFHSINNFCAVDMSSFYLDILKDRLYTFKKDSKERRAAQWVMSQVVVKLAQLMAPILSFTAEEIWVHLPGDLKKEKSVLLSRIPRENDSEMDQALSNRWDQLIQIRNEVAKSLENARARKEIGSSLEAAVRLGATGELYLFLKEVQKDLPMLFIVSQVDLSETMTDEIRETPQGRLAVGITRAAGIKCERCWNYSHRVGENRDYPELCERCAPVVSSIVSA